The region TTAAAAGAAGAATCTGATCTCAGACCACTTTTTTTCCAGAAGTTTTTGCTTCCGGGCAACCTCGTTGGTCTGAATTTACAGAATCAATGTTACACTACCAGCTGAGCTCTATTTTAATATCAGCAATCCACTCCTTTACTTCTCTAGTATTGGGGTGGTTGGGGCCATAGATTTTCGTAAACATTGTATGGGCCTGCATGAAGTAGTGATTAGCTTTGCTATACTGCTCAAGAGCGTAATAAGAAGTCCCTAGCTTAGTTAAGCGGATTGCAATACTTGGGTGGAGATTATTGCCGTAGAATTTAAGGGCTATTTCCAATGCTTGCTTAAAGTAGTTGATTGCTTTTTCCGCTTTTCCCAAGGTTAGGTAAGCTGTACCCAGATTGCTTAAGTCAGTGGCAATATCTGGGTGGGGCTTATTTCCATAGATTTTGCGGTTCATTGATAGTGCTCGGCTGAATGAGTCAATTGCTAGTTCTGCTTCAACATCAGCAATCCACTCTTTTACTTCTTTAGTGTTTGAATGGCTAGGCCCATAGATCGTCATAAATATCTTATGAGCTTGTGTTAAATGGTTTTTGGCTTTGCCATATTGTTTAAGGGCGTAATAAGCTGCTCCTAAATTCCATAGTCGGGTACCAACGCCTGCATGAGGCTTATTGCTGTAGAGCTTGTAGTCGATTGCGAGTGCTTGGTTATAGTAGTCGATTGCTTTTTGCAAATCTTTTAAGCCGTAGTAAGTTAGGCCTAGATTATTTAGGGTCCTAGCAATGCTTATATGGGGCTTTTTACCATGGAGTTTGAGTTCGATCTCTAATGCTTGTTTAAAGTAATCAATCGCTTTCTGCATCTTTCCTAATGTGTAGTAAACTGAGCCTATATTTCCTAAGCGGATGGCAGTTCCAGGATAGGGCTTATTGCCGTATAGATTTTGGTCAATAGCTAAGGCCTGATTATAGTAGTCGATTGCTTTCTCAGGCTTTCCCAGAGCTAGGTGAGCTTCACCTAAATTATTTAATCGTGTAGCAATATCTGGGTGTGGTTTGCTGCTGTATAGCTTGTAGTCAATTGCCAAGGCCTGATTATAGTAGTCGATGGCTTTATGTGGTTCTTTCAAGGCTTGGTAAGCTCCACCTAGGTTGTTTAAGTCAGTAGCAATATCTGGATGAAGTTTATTACTGTATAGCTTCTGGTCGATTAATAATGCTTGATTGTAGTAATTGGCTGCTTTTTGTGGCCTTTCTAGGGCGTAGTAAGCTAGGCCTATATTGCTTAAGCTTTTAGCAATATTAGGGTGGGGTTTATTTTGGTAGAGCTTCTGGTTGATTAATAAGGCCTGATTATAATGCTCGATTGCTTTCTCTGGCTCTCCAAGGGTTCGGTAAGCTTCACCTAGATTATTTAAGCAGCTGGCAGTATTTGCATGGGGCTTATTACCGTAGAGCTTGCGGTCAATTTCTAAACCCTGATTAAAGTGGTCGATTGCTTTTTGCGTCTCTCCTAATTTATCGTAAGATAAGCCTAGATTGTTTAAGAGGATGGCAGTTTTAGGATGGGGCTTATTGCCGTAGAGCTTTCTGTCCATTGCCAAGGACTGATTGTAGTGATCGATCGCTTTTTGCTGCTTTCCCAAGCCTTGGTAAGTTAAGCCTAACTCATTCAACGCTGTAGAAATATGAGGGTGGGGAGCGTTCCTATGCTTTTCCTTAAGAAGAAGGAGGTTATTTTTTTTGTAGACAAGAGCATCATTGAATTTTCCTAAGGTTTGCTTCATTTGTCCTAGATAATGGAGGGCAAGGTCATCATTGGGATTAAGGGCAGCTGATTGGGTATAGGAGGTTTCTGCTTTGTCATACTGCAGGTTTTCTCTGGCGAAGTGGTCTAGAGTTCCGAGGGTTTTATCGTAGAAGAAGAGGTTTTTGAAGGTGGTTTGGGGATTTTGGATAAAGGTTTTCATCGCTTTATTAAGGGGGACAAGAACACGGTAAACTTCTAGAATGTCATTAGGGTTATCGATAAGGTAAAGCCCTTGAGCATCCGAATCCTTTGCTCCTTTAGAAAAGTAGAAAATTTCTTTTTCTTTTTTGTAAAAGAGGTGAGTTTGGATGCGGAGGGTAAGAGCCGTCCAAATGGCTTGAGAAAGATGCTTTGCCCCTTCAGAACTAATGAGGTTTTTTGCTAGAAGAGCTTGGACTCCATGGAGGGTTCCTTGGCTTTCTATTCCGTGGTAGAGGAGAACTCCTCCGATTGCCATTTGTAGGGGGCGGTAGAGGTCCCGCTTGATATCAAAGGCCCGAATATCGATCCGATCGTCAGTGAGATAGGGCTTGAATTCTTCTGCATGTCCTTTTAGCAGGGTAAGAGCTCTTTTTTCCCGCTCTTTGCTTCCTCGGCTAAAAAAACTTCCCTCTCTTTTTTCGAGCCATTTTGTGACCTCTTTTTGGTAAGCGGTTAAAAGGTTGGGGAACCCTACTAAAAAAGAGCCGTGGGTCATCGCATTGACGAGAATCATCTCTCCATCATGCTTTTGGAGCCATGTGGGGTTTTGGTAGGAGGCAAGTTCTTGAGGGGTTCCAATAAGCTCATAGACGCCTGGTTTTCCTAAAGGAGAAAGCCCTCCGATATCCATACTAAACCCTCCAGGGGTCAAGCTTTTTGCTTCTCGCATGGAGCCATCTGCCTCCCTTTTGGGTCGTATGATGTCCCACTTTGTCTCTCCAAAGTTGGTTATGCGAAGTTCTATGAGTCGACTTAATTGTCTAAAATAGGTTGCAATTTCTGGGCTTTGTTTCTCTAAGATGATAGCAAACTCAACGTCAGAGTAGGGGCACATCTCATCTCTTGCCATTGAGCCTAGCCCCATGATGGTAAATTTAGTGGGGACCTTTTTTCGTATGAGTTTCATGCAGTCTAAAATAAGCTCGCATAAAATGTTTTTGTAGTGTTTTGTAAGATAGGCTTGGACGGCTTCTACCGGTGTACCAGCTGCTAGGTCCTGACTTGCTTTATCTCTAATTTTTTTCAGTTGAAGGCGTTGAATAAAGATGTATCCCTTATGGCTTGCTGGAGGTTTTACTTGAAATGTCTTTTGTAAGAAGAGCCCTTCTAGGGTTTCGAGTTTTTTAAAGAGATGTTTTTGATAGGAGGCATTGTTGGGCGGAACAATTGCAAGGGCAGCATTGAGTAGGTGAGCCCCCTTTATAAAATCTTCTTTTGCAAGAGCTACCTCTGCCATTTTCTCGAGGTAGAATACTTGCTCTTTGAGGTTTTGTGACTCATATCCCTTTTCAAAGGCGCTATAGTAGAACCCATCGACGTCTTTTATTGAGCTGGTGACCTCGGTCGTTTTTGGCAGTGTTAAAGGGATGGACCAAGGCTTCGAGCTCTTTGTGGCTTCATGTACTGATGAGTTTGAGTTATGACTCGAGGTTGAAGCGGCACTAGAAGAGCTACTGGCGCTTGATTGGCTGGTCGATGCGTTATTATTTGAAGGTTGAACCCAAACAATTTTTCTGTTCTTTAATGTGGGGGTATATCCTCTAGAGATATATTTGGAGACCTCTTCTAGGTTGCTAGCATCGACAGGGTATACCTCTTTGCCTGTCTGATAGCGCCCGATGACAGATTGGTTTTGGAGGTTAAAGGAGATCATCTTTCCATCTAAAGACCTACATGAGTAATCAGAGCTCATAATTTCCTCACAGTTTTCAAAAAAACACAGTTGAATGATTGCTCAAAAATAAATTTATTGCAAAGAGTTTTTTCTGAGTGTTTTTGCGTAGCTGATTCATGCTGCTCATAGGGTCCTCTTTTTATTTCTGAGTGTTTGATGAACTAAGTTGCTTTTCAGTTTTTGCAAGCCACTCCTGCGCTACTTTAATATGAGGATGGTTAGGTCGGTAGACCTTCATAAGCATCGTATAGGCCTGTTCCAGATGGCTTTTGGCTTTGTCATATTGTTTAAAATCATAATAAGCAACTCCTAGATTTAGTAAGCGGGTAGCAGTGAGGTGATGTGATTTATTGCCATATAGCTTGCGAACCATTATTAAGGACTCGTTATAGTATTCGATCACTTTTTCCAGCTCTCCCAAAGCATGGTAAACTCCACCTATATTATTTAAACAGACGGCAATGCTGGAATGGGGCTTATTGTTATAGAGTTTGCGATCGACTGCTAAGGACTGACTATAGTAATCGAGCGCTTTTTGCCGCTCTCCCAGGGCATTGTAGCTAAACCCTAGATTGTTTAAGGCAGTAGCAATGCCTTCATGGGGTTTATTGCCATATAATTTGCGACTCATTGCCAAAGATTGATTAAAATTATCAATCGCTTTTTGCATCTTTCCTAAGGCATAGAAAGCTTTACCTAAATTACTTAGGTCAATAACAATACTAGGGTGGGGCTTATTGCCATAGAGCTTCAGGTCGATTGAGAGAGCCTGGTTGAAGCAGTTGATCGCTCTTTGAATTTCTCCCAAGTTTCGGTGAACCTCACCTAGGTTTTTTAAACAGGTGGCAACTTGGGGATGGGGCTTATTGCCATATAGTTTGTAAAGCATTTCTAAGGCCTGATTAAAGTATTCAATTGCTCTTTGCAACTCTCCAAGATCTGCATAGGCGTGGCCTAGGTTCCCTAATGTTAAGGCAGTACTTCGATGGGGCTTACTGCCATGTAGTTTTTGTTCGATCACTAAGCTCTTATTGAAGTAATCAATTGCTTTTTGTGCCTTCCCTAAGTCTAGGTAAGCTGTGCCTAGATTGTTTAATCGGTTACTAATGGCTTGATGGGGCGTATTACCGTAAAGCTTGCGACCCATTGCCAAGGCCTGACTGTAGTAATCTATCGCTTTTTGTACCTGTCCTAATTCGTTATAAGCGAAGCCTAGATCACCTAGTGCTATAGCAATATCGGTATGGGGAGCGGTTCCATACTTTTCCTTAAGGAGGCGGAGATTATTTTTTTTATAGGCAAGGGCATCATTGACTTTTCCTAAGGTTTGTTTCATTTGAGCTAGGTGATGAAGGGCAGTGGTGTCGTTGGGGTTAAGAGCAGCAGCTTGGGTGTAGGAATCTTCTGCTTTGTCATACTGGAGGTTTTCTTTGGCAGAGTGGTCTAGGGTTCCGAGGGTTTTATCGTAGAAGGAGAAGTTGTTAAAGGGGTTTTGGGGGTTTTGGATAAAGGATTTTATTGCTTTATTAAGGGGGACGAGAACACGGTAAACTTCTAAAATGGTATTGGGATTATCGATCAGGTAGAGCCCTTTAGCGTCCGAGTCCTTTGTTCCTTTAGAAAAGTAGAAAATTTCTTTTTCTTTTTTATAAAAGAGGTGGGTTTGGATACGGAGGGTTAGAGCTGTTCGAGCGGCTTTAAGAAGATGTTCTGCCCCTTCAAAACTGATGAGTTTTTTTGCTAGAAGAGCTTGGATTCCTTGCAGGGTCCGTTGGCTTTCTATTCCATTACTGAGGATGGAAGCTGTTCGAGTGGCTTTATAAAGATGTTTTGCCCCTTCAGATCTAATGAGATTTTTTGCTAGAAGAATTTGGGCCCTTTGGAGGGTCCCCTGGGGTTCTGGTCCGTTGCGGAGGATAAGAGTTGCTAGAGCGGCTTTAGAACTAATGAGGTTTTTTGCTAGAAGAGCTTGGGTTCTTTGGAGGGTTTCCTGGCTTTCTATTCCGTGGTAGAGAAGAAGTCCTCCGATTGCCATTTGTAGGGGGCGGTAGAGGTCCCGCTTGATATCAAAGGCCCGAATATCGATCCGATCATCGGTAAGGTAGGGTTTAAATTCTTCTGCATGTCCTTTTAGCAGGTTAAGAGCTCTTTTTTCCCGCTCTTTGCTTCCTCGGCTAAAAAAACTTCCCTCTCTTTTGTCGAGCCATTTTGTGACCTCTTTTTGGTAAGTAGTTAAAAGGTTGGGGAACCCTACTAAAAAGGAGCCGCGGGTCATCGCATTGACGAGAATCATCTCTCCATCGTGTTTTTGGAGCCATGCGGGGTTTTGGTAGGAGGCAAGTTCTTGAGGGGTTCCAATAAGCTCATAGACGCCTGGTTTTCCTAAAGGAGAAAGTCCTCCGATATCCATACTAAACCCTCCAGGGGTCAAGCTTTTTGCTTCTCGCATGGAGCCATCTGTCTCCCTTTTGGGTCGGATGATGTCCCACTTTGTTTCTCCAAAGTTGGTCATGCGAAGTTCTATGAGTCGACTTAATTGTCTAAAATAGGTTGCAATTTCTGGACTTTGTTTCTCTAAGATGATAGCAAACTCAACGTCAGAGTAGGGACACATCTCATCCCTTGCCATTGAGCCTAGCCCCATGATGGTAAATTTAGTGGGGACCTTTTTTCGTATGAGTTTCATGCAGTCTAAAATAAGCTCACATAAAATGTTTTTGTAGTGTTTTGTAAGGTAGGCTTGGATGACTTCTACCGGTGTACCAGCTGCTAGGTCCTTACTTGCTTTATCTCTAATTTTTTTAAGTTGAAGGCGTTGAATAAAGATATATCCCTTATGACTTGCAGGAGGTTTTACTTGAAATGTCTTTTCTAAGAAGAGTCCTTCTAGGGTTTCCAGCTTTTTAAAGAGGTGTTTTTGATAGGAGGTATTGTTGGGTGGAACAATTGCAAGGGCAGCATTGAGTAGGTGGGCCCCCTTTATAAAGTCTTCTTTTGCAAGAGCTACCTCTGCCATTTTCTCAAGGTAGAAGACTTGCTCTTTGAGGTTTTGTGACTCATACCCCTTTTCAAATGCGCTGTAGTAGAAGCCATCGACGTCTTTTATTGAGCTGGTGACCTCAGTCGTTTTTGGCAGCGTTAAAGGGATGGGCCAAGGTTTTGGGCTCTTTGTGGCTCCTTGTATTGATAAGCTTGAGTGAGGACTCGAGGTTGAAGCGGCGCTAGAAGAGCTACTGGTGCTTGATTGGCTGGTCGATGCGTTATTATTTGAAGGTTGAACCCAAACAAATTTTCTGTTCTTTAATGTGGGGGTATGTCCTCTGGAAATATATTTGGAGACCTCTTCTAAGCTGCTAGCATCGACAGGATATACCTCTTTGCCTGTCTGATAGCGCCCGATGACAGATTGGTTTTGAAGGTTAAAGGAGACCATCTTTCCATCTAAAGACCTACATGAGTAACCAGAGCTCATAATTTCCTCACAGTTTTCAAAAAAACATAGTTAAATAATTGATTAAATATAAGTTTATTTTAAACGGTTTTTGCATAATCAAACTTCATAACACAGGGCAATCATATGAAGGAGTTTTTTCATGCGATTAATACTCTCTATCTCGGTCGCTGGCGCTCGGGCGACTTTTGGGTCTTTTACCCATAGGTAAAGAGGTTGAGCTTGGGCGGACCCCCTTGGGGAGCGTATGTGTATGAATAGAAGACATGGGTTTACCTCAATTATGGTTTTTGATCTTTCTTAAGGATTTCTAGCTGCTCTTTAGCAAGGAGTGTATGTCCATGGTTTTCTCCCAGGTTCTTTGTAAAGATTTGGAGCGCTTCTTCAATATAGGGGATTGCTTTCTCGATCTCTCCCATTTTTTTATAGGTGAAACCGACATTTCCTAGGCTGATCCCGTGTGAGGTGGTGGGGTCTCCTGAAACTAATTTTCGGTGGATGTCTACGGCTTCAAGGCCATACTTGAGCGCTTCATCTAGTTTTTCAGCCTTTCTGCAGGTCAAACCCATTTCGCTTAAGGTTTGAGCCATCTCGAGATGGGGATGTCCTTTAAAAAGCTCTCTTTTCATCTCTAAAGATTTGCGGTAATAGGAGAGCGCTTGATTATAGTCTCCTTTATCGAACCAAAAGCCTCCCATATTGTGGAGGGATAAAGAGGTCTGAGAGTTGGCAGACTCTCCGGGAAGCATTTTTGACATTTTCAGCCCCTTTTCCATATATTCACCGGCCTGCTGGGAATTCCCTAAAAGTCCGTAAGCTCTTGCTAGATTGTTTAATCCATTCACCAGTGTAGGGGAGGGGGAGGTTCCTAAAACTTTTTCTTTGATTTTTAGCGACCTATGGAGAAGGGGGAGCGCTTTTTCTCCTTTATTAGTTAGAATGTAGATATCCCCAAGGTTACTCAATATAGTTGCAAAGTCTAGAGAATCTTGGCTACCTTGAGCCTCCTCGTAGGTTTCCAATGCTTTTTCATAACATTCTTGAGCTTTATCAAGCTTTCCTTGGTTTTTATAAATGATTCCGAGACTGTTGAGGGAGATAGCGATTGAAACATGGGGTTTATTGCCAAGGAGCTGTTTTTTCATCTTTAGCCCTTCCATGAAGTGCTTATAGGACGCTTCAAAATTGCTCAGCTTCATATGGGCCAATGCCAAGCCGAGCTTGATATGGGGAAGAATAGGGGCGGCAAACTCTTTAGCTTGGAAAAGGATGACAATCGCTTGGTTAAACCAACGAATAGCCTGTTCAGGCTGATCGAGCTCTGTGTAGCAGTGGCCTGTGTGATAGGCAACCTTAGCGAGGTCTAAGTGGGGGGCATCGTTATGCTTTTCTCTTAAAAGGGTTAAAAGCCTCTGGTTCCTTTTAAGGGCTTCTTGTGCTTGGTCTCTTGTCATTTTGACCCTTTGTAGGTTGGATAGGGCATCGATATTGTCTGGATCGAGAGCAACCGCTTGGGTTGAGGAGGCTTCTGCAGAGCTAGAGGCAAAATTCCTTTCCCCTTTAACAAGGCCAGCTCCAATACTTGGATCGTTGAGCTTGGACAGTTTGAGTACCTTAGGGTTCCCTTCGACAAAGGCTTTTATTGCTTTATGGAGGGGAATAAGGGTTTGGTAAAACTTCTTTGGGTTAGCGGAACTATTTTCTAGCAGGAGAAGGTCTTTACTCTCTTTGTCCTCTCTTCCTTTGGAAATATAGATGATTTCCTGTTCTTTTTGATAAAAGAGATGAGACTCGACTCTTAAGGTTAAAACAGCCTTTGCGAGTTTCTCGAGATGACGGGTCCCTTCTTCGCTGAGCCAACGCCTCTTTTGAAGCTCTTTTATCCCTTTAAGGGTTCCATAGCCATTTGTTCCTGCATACAGGAGAAGCCCCCCAACAGCCATTTGGATTGGACGGTAAAAGTCCTTTTTTACATCGAAAGCGCGGAGATCAATCCGGCTATCGGTAAGCTGCGGTTTAAACTCATGGACATGCCCTTGAAGGAGTTGAAGCGCCCGTGTTTCTCTTAACCTTTTTGACCTTAACTTTTGAAATAAGTTTCCCTCTTTTGTGTCTAACCACTTTTGGGTCCTTGTTTGGTAAGACTTTAGAAGCTTAGGGTCACCCCAAACAAGGGAAGTTTGTGTCATGGCATTGACTAAAATCATCTCCCCATCATGCTTTTCTAGCCATTCAGGGCTTTGGTAGGTAGAGAGTTCTTTGGGTGTTCCAATGAGCTCATACACTCCCTCTTTACCTAGGGGAGAAAGCCCCCCGATATCCATGCTAAATCCTCCTGGTGAGAGGCTAATGGCTTCTCGCATCGATCCATCAGGGAGCCGTTTCGGCCGGAGAATTTCCCACTTTGTTTCACCGAGGTTGATGATTCTTAGCGCAACAAAGCGACTTAAGTTTTTGAAATAGCGGGTGATTTCGGGTGTATTTCTTTCAACCAAGATCGCAAATTCAACATCTGAATAAGGGCACATCTCTTGACGAGCCATCGATCCCAGACCTACGAGCGTAAACTTTATGGGAATCTTTGCTCCTAAAAGCTTGATTGAGCTTTCAAAAAGGTCGCATAGGAGCTTCTGGTACCGGTCGGTTAGAAAGCTTTGAACCTTATCAATGGGGATATTCTCCTTAAGTTGTTTACGGACTTCTCCTCGGATCTGCGAGAGTTTTTCTCTGAATGTTTCTATGTAGTTTCGGTGGCTACTGGGCGTTTTTACTTTAAAGGTCCTTTGCAAAAAGAGTCCTTCTAGGGTTTCGAGCTTGGTGAAAAGATAGTTTTGATAGGGGCGATTATTGGCTGGAACAATTGCAAGAGCAGCATTGAGTAGGTGGGCGCTCTTTATAAAGTCTTCTTTTGCAAGAGCTGTTGCTGCCATTTTTTCAAGGTAGAGGATTTGGTTTGTTACATCTTTTTTATCGTAGGCTTTTTCAAACTCTTTATAGTAAATTCCTTCAACATCTTGGTTTGAGGAAGAAGATGAAGAGGAAGAGGAATGGAGTGTACTTAGCTCTTTTTTATGTGAGGGATTAAG is a window of Candidatus Neptunochlamydia vexilliferae DNA encoding:
- a CDS encoding tetratricopeptide repeat protein; the protein is MAISNQSNRGRSSDYLLHEVNLEEEITNIPHNKSSFFPLIQKIKVVENPPPFFSHITFPEKLILSEKKPLKTFDGEKLTPQSPLFANLIKFTDYLTQFTKQNPQSPVKTTLEKIAEVYQNYVKEVCQEKGKKRRGKLKGPARLFGYLHGQVTCLELAQKTGRQLSSLNRYNQTVKINTFGASALQKTGKAFIKREYKNPLNPGYEYAIDAFNKLICGLGSSPSLLLKFNNLLILDPFDERSYSHPLRKEFIMEGKEQPSFFTKNPDKKKNYPFAETRLSHPTQVNLAVEGTSFHDFLNESPNLNELDPYHYSATVILALITRPDDGRADNYMITSKKSGGRNIIGIDNDGALVSPIKTISSKQHLVWLRTTLFLLPNMKTPVSPQFANEFLKISPETLLINWLGALKKYNDKYTSMLKQGVFSPRDSKKLSLPMHLPLSELVTLYEAITKVQKTLQDNPKITHKKLFHTLYPLISDAYDVILKKAKEVPLKAQEFLFSQKNPPCFETLLPKVKIPPQNEVEMEPLDKVLEFFLDGVMPKLSAKKQERLLRKIFEVFPKSSSLSLNGIQVSEAKLSNTLIRAESLQTLTIGKSQTLSHHSLIKLMNERPKLHLILRQGSFQASSLKPLIEYAQKHDRTLSYSLGGKCFPLTPNLPHALIEKALIEGDLSLSEVLIAFKASISPAMTQELAQKGPSQALHFLKTHKIPLDALNSRKQNLLHLAAQAGKTTNIEALLQLGLPLNGKDLEGRTPLHLATNQNHLDGVKLLVKKGANPSALTSSKESPLHLAASHGHLSLIQFFLKTAPQSLNQGDNDGKTPLHRAMWGPPKPQVVKTFLAAGADPNAKNAFDYTPLHWAAKHGHFESARLLLGKKGNPQIPNKNGDTPIDIALKWGQDDVFRLFLNPSHKKELSTLHSSSSSSSSSNQDVEGIYYKEFEKAYDKKDVTNQILYLEKMAATALAKEDFIKSAHLLNAALAIVPANNRPYQNYLFTKLETLEGLFLQRTFKVKTPSSHRNYIETFREKLSQIRGEVRKQLKENIPIDKVQSFLTDRYQKLLCDLFESSIKLLGAKIPIKFTLVGLGSMARQEMCPYSDVEFAILVERNTPEITRYFKNLSRFVALRIINLGETKWEILRPKRLPDGSMREAISLSPGGFSMDIGGLSPLGKEGVYELIGTPKELSTYQSPEWLEKHDGEMILVNAMTQTSLVWGDPKLLKSYQTRTQKWLDTKEGNLFQKLRSKRLRETRALQLLQGHVHEFKPQLTDSRIDLRAFDVKKDFYRPIQMAVGGLLLYAGTNGYGTLKGIKELQKRRWLSEEGTRHLEKLAKAVLTLRVESHLFYQKEQEIIYISKGREDKESKDLLLLENSSANPKKFYQTLIPLHKAIKAFVEGNPKVLKLSKLNDPSIGAGLVKGERNFASSSAEASSTQAVALDPDNIDALSNLQRVKMTRDQAQEALKRNQRLLTLLREKHNDAPHLDLAKVAYHTGHCYTELDQPEQAIRWFNQAIVILFQAKEFAAPILPHIKLGLALAHMKLSNFEASYKHFMEGLKMKKQLLGNKPHVSIAISLNSLGIIYKNQGKLDKAQECYEKALETYEEAQGSQDSLDFATILSNLGDIYILTNKGEKALPLLHRSLKIKEKVLGTSPSPTLVNGLNNLARAYGLLGNSQQAGEYMEKGLKMSKMLPGESANSQTSLSLHNMGGFWFDKGDYNQALSYYRKSLEMKRELFKGHPHLEMAQTLSEMGLTCRKAEKLDEALKYGLEAVDIHRKLVSGDPTTSHGISLGNVGFTYKKMGEIEKAIPYIEEALQIFTKNLGENHGHTLLAKEQLEILKKDQKP
- a CDS encoding tetratricopeptide repeat protein, with the translated sequence MSSGYSCRSLDGKMVSFNLQNQSVIGRYQTGKEVYPVDASSLEEVSKYISRGHTPTLKNRKFVWVQPSNNNASTSQSSTSSSSSAASTSSPHSSLSIQGATKSPKPWPIPLTLPKTTEVTSSIKDVDGFYYSAFEKGYESQNLKEQVFYLEKMAEVALAKEDFIKGAHLLNAALAIVPPNNTSYQKHLFKKLETLEGLFLEKTFQVKPPASHKGYIFIQRLQLKKIRDKASKDLAAGTPVEVIQAYLTKHYKNILCELILDCMKLIRKKVPTKFTIMGLGSMARDEMCPYSDVEFAIILEKQSPEIATYFRQLSRLIELRMTNFGETKWDIIRPKRETDGSMREAKSLTPGGFSMDIGGLSPLGKPGVYELIGTPQELASYQNPAWLQKHDGEMILVNAMTRGSFLVGFPNLLTTYQKEVTKWLDKREGSFFSRGSKEREKRALNLLKGHAEEFKPYLTDDRIDIRAFDIKRDLYRPLQMAIGGLLLYHGIESQETLQRTQALLAKNLISSKAALATLILRNGPEPQGTLQRAQILLAKNLIRSEGAKHLYKATRTASILSNGIESQRTLQGIQALLAKKLISFEGAEHLLKAARTALTLRIQTHLFYKKEKEIFYFSKGTKDSDAKGLYLIDNPNTILEVYRVLVPLNKAIKSFIQNPQNPFNNFSFYDKTLGTLDHSAKENLQYDKAEDSYTQAAALNPNDTTALHHLAQMKQTLGKVNDALAYKKNNLRLLKEKYGTAPHTDIAIALGDLGFAYNELGQVQKAIDYYSQALAMGRKLYGNTPHQAISNRLNNLGTAYLDLGKAQKAIDYFNKSLVIEQKLHGSKPHRSTALTLGNLGHAYADLGELQRAIEYFNQALEMLYKLYGNKPHPQVATCLKNLGEVHRNLGEIQRAINCFNQALSIDLKLYGNKPHPSIVIDLSNLGKAFYALGKMQKAIDNFNQSLAMSRKLYGNKPHEGIATALNNLGFSYNALGERQKALDYYSQSLAVDRKLYNNKPHSSIAVCLNNIGGVYHALGELEKVIEYYNESLIMVRKLYGNKSHHLTATRLLNLGVAYYDFKQYDKAKSHLEQAYTMLMKVYRPNHPHIKVAQEWLAKTEKQLSSSNTQK
- a CDS encoding tetratricopeptide repeat protein, which gives rise to MSSDYSCRSLDGKMISFNLQNQSVIGRYQTGKEVYPVDASNLEEVSKYISRGYTPTLKNRKIVWVQPSNNNASTSQSSASSSSSAASTSSHNSNSSVHEATKSSKPWSIPLTLPKTTEVTSSIKDVDGFYYSAFEKGYESQNLKEQVFYLEKMAEVALAKEDFIKGAHLLNAALAIVPPNNASYQKHLFKKLETLEGLFLQKTFQVKPPASHKGYIFIQRLQLKKIRDKASQDLAAGTPVEAVQAYLTKHYKNILCELILDCMKLIRKKVPTKFTIMGLGSMARDEMCPYSDVEFAIILEKQSPEIATYFRQLSRLIELRITNFGETKWDIIRPKREADGSMREAKSLTPGGFSMDIGGLSPLGKPGVYELIGTPQELASYQNPTWLQKHDGEMILVNAMTHGSFLVGFPNLLTAYQKEVTKWLEKREGSFFSRGSKEREKRALTLLKGHAEEFKPYLTDDRIDIRAFDIKRDLYRPLQMAIGGVLLYHGIESQGTLHGVQALLAKNLISSEGAKHLSQAIWTALTLRIQTHLFYKKEKEIFYFSKGAKDSDAQGLYLIDNPNDILEVYRVLVPLNKAMKTFIQNPQTTFKNLFFYDKTLGTLDHFARENLQYDKAETSYTQSAALNPNDDLALHYLGQMKQTLGKFNDALVYKKNNLLLLKEKHRNAPHPHISTALNELGLTYQGLGKQQKAIDHYNQSLAMDRKLYGNKPHPKTAILLNNLGLSYDKLGETQKAIDHFNQGLEIDRKLYGNKPHANTASCLNNLGEAYRTLGEPEKAIEHYNQALLINQKLYQNKPHPNIAKSLSNIGLAYYALERPQKAANYYNQALLIDQKLYSNKLHPDIATDLNNLGGAYQALKEPHKAIDYYNQALAIDYKLYSSKPHPDIATRLNNLGEAHLALGKPEKAIDYYNQALAIDQNLYGNKPYPGTAIRLGNIGSVYYTLGKMQKAIDYFKQALEIELKLHGKKPHISIARTLNNLGLTYYGLKDLQKAIDYYNQALAIDYKLYSNKPHAGVGTRLWNLGAAYYALKQYGKAKNHLTQAHKIFMTIYGPSHSNTKEVKEWIADVEAELAIDSFSRALSMNRKIYGNKPHPDIATDLSNLGTAYLTLGKAEKAINYFKQALEIALKFYGNNLHPSIAIRLTKLGTSYYALEQYSKANHYFMQAHTMFTKIYGPNHPNTREVKEWIADIKIELSW